One stretch of Daphnia pulicaria isolate SC F1-1A chromosome 8, SC_F0-13Bv2, whole genome shotgun sequence DNA includes these proteins:
- the LOC124311007 gene encoding long-chain-fatty-acid--CoA ligase 1-like isoform X3, which yields MKSDKDEEQQYYDFISGAAGMLAIAGIGVAAASAYYWARKPRPSQPPFDLQHQTIVEGPELIHYSRFTQKGNGMKFMRYLYEDTKTLYDVFPRGARISNNGPCLGWRNATTKEYQWMNYKETMSRSQNFGSGLVALGLKPGPDTLVGVYSQNNPEWVLSEYGLYSNSMVVVPLYDTLGPDASRFIINQAEMSLVICENEEKCKSLLTDTPVCLKIMVHIKPISNATVELAKSKGITTLSFEYVENLGAQNKHKPTPPKPEDLCIVCYTSGTTGNPKGVMLTHENVIADASAILLHMGDEKPNKTDVMISFLPLAHMLERISHLVLYIGGGSIGFFGGDVRNLMDDMVALKPTITPAVPRIFNRIYDKVQSGLKSSSVKRFLFNTALSSKENDLRRGIMGKNTIWDKLVLKKVQDAMGGRIRLIVVGSAPLAGAVMTFMRCALGCVIIECYGLTECAAPTTLTVNGDFTPEHVGTPIPCCAIKLVDVPDMNYFAASGRGEICIKGTNVFKGYFKDPEKTKETIDKDGWLHTGDIGTFLDNGTLKIIDRKKHIFKLSQGEYIAPEKIESIYMKSQYVAQVFVHGESIKSCVIGVIVPDEEFIKQYAEIRVFFGSFSVLCNVAEIKQLILNDITELGKKGGLKSFEQVKDIYLHPELFTVQNGLLTPVLKSKRPDLRTYFKRQLEEMYSKLD from the exons ATGAAAAGTG ACAAGGATGAAGAACAACAATATTATGATTTCATCAGCGGGGCGGCAGGGATGTTGGCCATTGCTGGAATCGGAGTGGCGGCTGCTTCTGCATATTACTGGGCCAGGAAGCCACGTCCATCCCAACCGCCTTTTGATCTCCAACATCAGACGATTGTCGAG GGCCCAGAATTGATCCACTATTCCAGATTCACACAAAAAGGCAATGGAATGAAATTTATGCGCTATCTCTACGAAGATACCAAGACATTGTACGATGTATTCCCGCGCGGAGCGCGAATCTCAA ACAACGGGCCTTGCTTGGGATGGAGAAACGCCACAACCAAGGAATATCAGTGGATGAATTATAAGGAAACCATGTCGCGCTCTCAAAATTTCGGTTCCGGTCTGGTGGCTCTTGGCCTTAAACCCGGACCGGACACTCTGGTGGGCGTTTATAGTCAAAACAATCCCGAATGGGTGTTGAGCGAATATGGTCTCTACAGCAACTCCATGGTCGTCGTACCGCTTTACGATACTCTGGGTCCCGATGCTTCTCGTTTTATTATCAATCAAG CTGAAATGTCACTTGTTATTTgtgagaatgaagaaaaatgcaaGTCCTTGCTCACCGATACGCCCGTCTGTCTCAAAATCATGGTTCATATCAAACCGATCTCTAATGCAACCGTCGAGTTGGCAAAAAGTAAAGGCATCACCACCTTGAGTTTTGAATATGTGGAAAACCTTGGAGctcaaaacaaacacaaacctACG CCCCCCAAGCCGGAGGATTTGTGCATCGTTTGCTACACATCAGGAACGACAGGAAATCCCAAGGGAGTCATGTTGACGCACGAGAATGTGATTGCCGACGCCAGCGCCATTTTACTTCACATGGGCGACGAGAAACCCAACAAGACGGACGTCATGATTTCCTTCCTTCCACTGGCCCACATGCTGGAACGTATTTCACATTTAGTTCTCTACATTGGAGGGGGTTCGATCGGCTTCTTCGGGGGTGACGTCCGTAATTTGATGGATGACATGGTCGCTCTTAAACCAACAATTACGCCGGCCGTCCCTCGCATATTCAACCGCATTTACGACAAGGTTCAAAGTGGCCTGAAGAGCTCGTCCGTTAAGCGCTTCCTCTTTAACACAGCCCTCAGCTCCAAGGAGAATGATCTGCGGCGTGGCATTATGGGGAAAAACACCATCTGGGACAAACTTGTTTTGAAGAAAGTCCAGGATGCAATGGGCGGACGCATCAGACTTATTGTTGTGGGTTCGGCTCCACTAGCTGGGGCTGTCATGACTTTTATGCGATGTGCCCTCGGATGTGTCATCATTGAATGTTACGGACTAACGGAATGTGCCGCCCCGACTACTCTCACCGTGAAC GGAGATTTCACCCCAGAACACGtaggcacgccaattccttGCTGCGCAATCAAATTGGTTGACGTACCCGATATGAATTACTTTGCTGCCAGCGGCCGTGGTGAAATCTGCATCAAGGGCACCAATGTCTTTAAAGGCTACTTTAAAGATCCTGAAAAGACTAAAGAAACTATAGACAAGGACGGTTGGCTTCACACCGGTGACATTGGCACCTTTTTAGAC AACGGAACCTTAAAAATCATTGATCGCAAGAAACATATCTTCAAGTTGTCACAGGGCGAGTACATTGCTCCCGAGAAAATTGAGAGTATATACATGAAGAGCCAGTACGTTGCACAAGTCTTCGTACACGGTGAAAGCATCAAGTCATGCGTCATTGGAGTAATTGTACCCGATGAAGAATTCATCAAACAGTATGCGGAAATCCGGGTTTTTTTCGGGAGCTTCTCCGTTCTCTGCAACGTGGCTGAAATCAAGCAGCTTATACTGAACGACATCACAGAACTGGGGAAAAAAGGTGGACTGAAATCCTTCGAACAG GTCAAAGATATCTACTTGCACCCAGAACTCTTTACAGTTCAAAACGGTTTATTGACACCGGTACTGAAATCTAAACGTCCGGATCTTCGTACTTACTTCAAGCGGCAACTTGAGGAAATGTACAGCAAACTTGACTAA
- the LOC124311007 gene encoding long-chain-fatty-acid--CoA ligase 1-like isoform X1 → MFAAATDEFAHDKDEEQQYYDFISGAAGMLAIAGIGVAAASAYYWARKPRPSQPPFDLQHQTIVEGPELIHYSRFTQKGNGMKFMRYLYEDTKTLYDVFPRGARISNNGPCLGWRNATTKEYQWMNYKETMSRSQNFGSGLVALGLKPGPDTLVGVYSQNNPEWVLSEYGLYSNSMVVVPLYDTLGPDASRFIINQAEMSLVICENEEKCKSLLTDTPVCLKIMVHIKPISNATVELAKSKGITTLSFEYVENLGAQNKHKPTPPKPEDLCIVCYTSGTTGNPKGVMLTHENVIADASAILLHMGDEKPNKTDVMISFLPLAHMLERISHLVLYIGGGSIGFFGGDVRNLMDDMVALKPTITPAVPRIFNRIYDKVQSGLKSSSVKRFLFNTALSSKENDLRRGIMGKNTIWDKLVLKKVQDAMGGRIRLIVVGSAPLAGAVMTFMRCALGCVIIECYGLTECAAPTTLTVNGDFTPEHVGTPIPCCAIKLVDVPDMNYFAASGRGEICIKGTNVFKGYFKDPEKTKETIDKDGWLHTGDIGTFLDNGTLKIIDRKKHIFKLSQGEYIAPEKIESIYMKSQYVAQVFVHGESIKSCVIGVIVPDEEFIKQYAEIRVFFGSFSVLCNVAEIKQLILNDITELGKKGGLKSFEQVKDIYLHPELFTVQNGLLTPVLKSKRPDLRTYFKRQLEEMYSKLD, encoded by the exons ATGTTTGCTGCCGCCACAGACGAGTTTGCTCacg ACAAGGATGAAGAACAACAATATTATGATTTCATCAGCGGGGCGGCAGGGATGTTGGCCATTGCTGGAATCGGAGTGGCGGCTGCTTCTGCATATTACTGGGCCAGGAAGCCACGTCCATCCCAACCGCCTTTTGATCTCCAACATCAGACGATTGTCGAG GGCCCAGAATTGATCCACTATTCCAGATTCACACAAAAAGGCAATGGAATGAAATTTATGCGCTATCTCTACGAAGATACCAAGACATTGTACGATGTATTCCCGCGCGGAGCGCGAATCTCAA ACAACGGGCCTTGCTTGGGATGGAGAAACGCCACAACCAAGGAATATCAGTGGATGAATTATAAGGAAACCATGTCGCGCTCTCAAAATTTCGGTTCCGGTCTGGTGGCTCTTGGCCTTAAACCCGGACCGGACACTCTGGTGGGCGTTTATAGTCAAAACAATCCCGAATGGGTGTTGAGCGAATATGGTCTCTACAGCAACTCCATGGTCGTCGTACCGCTTTACGATACTCTGGGTCCCGATGCTTCTCGTTTTATTATCAATCAAG CTGAAATGTCACTTGTTATTTgtgagaatgaagaaaaatgcaaGTCCTTGCTCACCGATACGCCCGTCTGTCTCAAAATCATGGTTCATATCAAACCGATCTCTAATGCAACCGTCGAGTTGGCAAAAAGTAAAGGCATCACCACCTTGAGTTTTGAATATGTGGAAAACCTTGGAGctcaaaacaaacacaaacctACG CCCCCCAAGCCGGAGGATTTGTGCATCGTTTGCTACACATCAGGAACGACAGGAAATCCCAAGGGAGTCATGTTGACGCACGAGAATGTGATTGCCGACGCCAGCGCCATTTTACTTCACATGGGCGACGAGAAACCCAACAAGACGGACGTCATGATTTCCTTCCTTCCACTGGCCCACATGCTGGAACGTATTTCACATTTAGTTCTCTACATTGGAGGGGGTTCGATCGGCTTCTTCGGGGGTGACGTCCGTAATTTGATGGATGACATGGTCGCTCTTAAACCAACAATTACGCCGGCCGTCCCTCGCATATTCAACCGCATTTACGACAAGGTTCAAAGTGGCCTGAAGAGCTCGTCCGTTAAGCGCTTCCTCTTTAACACAGCCCTCAGCTCCAAGGAGAATGATCTGCGGCGTGGCATTATGGGGAAAAACACCATCTGGGACAAACTTGTTTTGAAGAAAGTCCAGGATGCAATGGGCGGACGCATCAGACTTATTGTTGTGGGTTCGGCTCCACTAGCTGGGGCTGTCATGACTTTTATGCGATGTGCCCTCGGATGTGTCATCATTGAATGTTACGGACTAACGGAATGTGCCGCCCCGACTACTCTCACCGTGAAC GGAGATTTCACCCCAGAACACGtaggcacgccaattccttGCTGCGCAATCAAATTGGTTGACGTACCCGATATGAATTACTTTGCTGCCAGCGGCCGTGGTGAAATCTGCATCAAGGGCACCAATGTCTTTAAAGGCTACTTTAAAGATCCTGAAAAGACTAAAGAAACTATAGACAAGGACGGTTGGCTTCACACCGGTGACATTGGCACCTTTTTAGAC AACGGAACCTTAAAAATCATTGATCGCAAGAAACATATCTTCAAGTTGTCACAGGGCGAGTACATTGCTCCCGAGAAAATTGAGAGTATATACATGAAGAGCCAGTACGTTGCACAAGTCTTCGTACACGGTGAAAGCATCAAGTCATGCGTCATTGGAGTAATTGTACCCGATGAAGAATTCATCAAACAGTATGCGGAAATCCGGGTTTTTTTCGGGAGCTTCTCCGTTCTCTGCAACGTGGCTGAAATCAAGCAGCTTATACTGAACGACATCACAGAACTGGGGAAAAAAGGTGGACTGAAATCCTTCGAACAG GTCAAAGATATCTACTTGCACCCAGAACTCTTTACAGTTCAAAACGGTTTATTGACACCGGTACTGAAATCTAAACGTCCGGATCTTCGTACTTACTTCAAGCGGCAACTTGAGGAAATGTACAGCAAACTTGACTAA
- the LOC124311009 gene encoding long-chain-fatty-acid--CoA ligase 5-like has protein sequence MFSSDSELIFTGSDEEQYFDFITGAAGLLAVAGVGVAAASAYNWINKPKPSQLPFELDNQTLVEGPEFIHYSHFSKQGNAIKLISYIYEDAKTLYDGFRRGVRVSNNGPCLGWREGPTDEYQWLNYQESLLRAQNFGSGLVALGLRPGPETLVGIYCQNCPEWVLSEYGLYSFSMVIVPLYDTLGPDACRYIINQTEMSLVICDNEEKCKLLLNKPPDCLKQLVHIKPISKETVELAKRKNINILSFECVQRIGAERKHTPMPPKPEDLCTICYTSGTTGNPKGVMLTHENVVSNASSVLLQLGDEKPNKTDVMISFLPLAHMLEHISHVGVFMGGGAIGFFSGNIANFMDDMIALKPTISPAVPRLFNRIYDKVQSGLSHSPLKRFLLNAALSSKETDLRRGIVGKNTVWDKLVLKKVQDSMGGRIRLIIVGSAPLAGAVLNFMRCALGCIILEAYGLTECAAPTTLSVHGDYTTDHVGAPLPCCAIKLIDVPDMNYYAASGCGEICIKGTNVFKGYFKEPEKTKETLDKDGWLHTGDIGTFLDNGTLKIIDRKKNIFKLSQGEYIAPEKIESIYIKSQYVSQAFVHGESLKSCTVGVIVPDVESVKRYAEERGIPGAHSVLCNMPEIKQLIMNDITDLGKKGGLKSFEQVKDIYLHPDAFSVQNGLLTPTLKSKRSELHSFFKSQLEYVYRKFN, from the exons ATGTTTTCTTCGGATTCAGAATTAATTTTCA CAGGGTCAGATGAGGAacaatattttgatttcattaccGGGGCGGCCGGCCTTTTGGCAGTGGCCGGAGTCGGAGTGGCTGCAGCTTCTGCGTACAATTGGATCAACAAACCTAAACCATCACAGTTGCCTTTCGAGTTGGACAACCAGACTTTAGTCgag GGCCCAGAATTTATCCATTACTCCCATTTCTCTAAACAAGGAAATGCAATCAAGTTAATTAGCTACATCTACGAGGATGCCAAGACCCTCTACGATGGCTTCCGGCGCGGAGTGCGAGTCTCTA ACAACGGACCCTGTTTGGGATGGAGAGAGGGCCCGACCGACGAGTACCAATGGCTCAACTACCAAGAAAGTTTGTTGCGTGCTCAAAATTTCGGCTCCGGTTTAGTGGCCCTTGGTCTTCGACCTGGTCCCGAGACTCTGGTTGGCATCTACTGTCAGAATTGCCCCGAATGGGTACTCAGCGAATATGGTCTCTACAGCTTCTCCATGGTCATTGTGCCCCTATACGACACGCTGGGACCCGACGCCTGTCGCTACATTATTAATCAAA CCGAAATGTCGCTAGTTATCTGCGACAATGAGGAAAAATGCAAATTGTTACTCAATAAACCTCCCGACTGCCTCAAACAACTGGTCCACATCAAACCCATCTCGAAAGAGACGGTTGAATTGGCCAAACGTAAAAACATCAACATATTGAGCTTCGAATGTGTCCAGAGAATTGGCGCTGAAAGGAAACACACTCCCATG ccACCCAAACCTGAGGACTTGTGCACCATTTGCTACACTTCCGGAACAACTGGGAACCCCAAAGGTGTTATGCTGACGCACGAAAACGTAGTCTCGAACGCCAGCTCCGTCCTGCTCCAATTGGGTGACGAGAAACCCAATAAAACAGACGTCATGATCTCCTTCCTCCCCTTGGCCCACATGCTGGAACATATTTCCCATGTAGGTGTCTTCATGGGGGGAGGAGCTATCGGTTTCTTTAGTGGCAATATCGCCAATTTCATGGATGACATGATCGCCCTTAAACCTACAATTAGCCCGGCCGTCCCTCGTCTATTCAACCGCATTTACGACAAGGTCCAAAGTGGCCTGAGCCATTCGCCGCTGAAGCGCTTCCTCTTGAACGCGGCCCTCAGCTCCAAGGAAACCGACCTCCGACGTGGAATCGTGGGGAAAAACACTGTCTGGGATAAACTTGTTTTGAAGAAAGTTCAAGACAGCATGGGCGGACGCATCCGATTGATCATTGTCGGTTCAGCTCCACTAGCTGGAGCTGTCTTGAATTTTATGCGTTGCGCCCTGGGCTGCATCATCCTGGAAGCTTACGGACTGACGGAATGTGCTGCCCCCACCACTCTCAGCGTTCAC GGAGACTATACTACAGATCATGTTGGTGCGCCGCTACCATGCTGCGCAATTAAACTGATTGACGTACCCGATATGAATTATTACGCCGCCAGTGGCTGCGGAGAAATTTGTATCAAGGGCACCAATGTCTTTAAAGGTTATTTTAAGGAACCGGAGAAGACCAAAGAGACTTTAGATAAGGACGGTTGGCTTCACACTGGTGACATCGGCACCTTTTTGGAC AATGGAACGCTTAAAATCATCGATCGCAAGAAAAACATCTTCAAGCTGTCCCAAGGCGAATACATTGCCCCCGAAAAGATTGAGAGTATTTATATCAAAAGCCAATACGTGTCGCAGGCCTTCGTTCACGGCGAAAGCCTCAAGTCTTGCACGGTTGGAGTCATCGTGCCAGACGTGGAAAGCGTCAAACGTTATGCGGAAGAGCGCGGTATTCCCGGTGCCCATTCAGTCCTCTGCAACATGCCTGAAATCAAGCAGCTTATCATGAACGACATCACAGATCTGGGGAAAAAAGGCGGTCTGAAATCCTTCGAACAG GTCAAAGATATCTACTTGCACCCAGACGCCTTCTCCGTGCAGAATGGCTTGTTGACACCGACACTCAAGTCTAAACGCTCTGAACTTCATTCCTTCTTTAAATCCCAACTCGAGTATGTGTACCGCAAATTCAACTAG
- the LOC124311007 gene encoding long-chain-fatty-acid--CoA ligase 1-like isoform X2 has product MLSTFSHFVIPDKDEEQQYYDFISGAAGMLAIAGIGVAAASAYYWARKPRPSQPPFDLQHQTIVEGPELIHYSRFTQKGNGMKFMRYLYEDTKTLYDVFPRGARISNNGPCLGWRNATTKEYQWMNYKETMSRSQNFGSGLVALGLKPGPDTLVGVYSQNNPEWVLSEYGLYSNSMVVVPLYDTLGPDASRFIINQAEMSLVICENEEKCKSLLTDTPVCLKIMVHIKPISNATVELAKSKGITTLSFEYVENLGAQNKHKPTPPKPEDLCIVCYTSGTTGNPKGVMLTHENVIADASAILLHMGDEKPNKTDVMISFLPLAHMLERISHLVLYIGGGSIGFFGGDVRNLMDDMVALKPTITPAVPRIFNRIYDKVQSGLKSSSVKRFLFNTALSSKENDLRRGIMGKNTIWDKLVLKKVQDAMGGRIRLIVVGSAPLAGAVMTFMRCALGCVIIECYGLTECAAPTTLTVNGDFTPEHVGTPIPCCAIKLVDVPDMNYFAASGRGEICIKGTNVFKGYFKDPEKTKETIDKDGWLHTGDIGTFLDNGTLKIIDRKKHIFKLSQGEYIAPEKIESIYMKSQYVAQVFVHGESIKSCVIGVIVPDEEFIKQYAEIRVFFGSFSVLCNVAEIKQLILNDITELGKKGGLKSFEQVKDIYLHPELFTVQNGLLTPVLKSKRPDLRTYFKRQLEEMYSKLD; this is encoded by the exons ATGCTTTCCACCTTTTCGCACTTCGTCATCCCAG ACAAGGATGAAGAACAACAATATTATGATTTCATCAGCGGGGCGGCAGGGATGTTGGCCATTGCTGGAATCGGAGTGGCGGCTGCTTCTGCATATTACTGGGCCAGGAAGCCACGTCCATCCCAACCGCCTTTTGATCTCCAACATCAGACGATTGTCGAG GGCCCAGAATTGATCCACTATTCCAGATTCACACAAAAAGGCAATGGAATGAAATTTATGCGCTATCTCTACGAAGATACCAAGACATTGTACGATGTATTCCCGCGCGGAGCGCGAATCTCAA ACAACGGGCCTTGCTTGGGATGGAGAAACGCCACAACCAAGGAATATCAGTGGATGAATTATAAGGAAACCATGTCGCGCTCTCAAAATTTCGGTTCCGGTCTGGTGGCTCTTGGCCTTAAACCCGGACCGGACACTCTGGTGGGCGTTTATAGTCAAAACAATCCCGAATGGGTGTTGAGCGAATATGGTCTCTACAGCAACTCCATGGTCGTCGTACCGCTTTACGATACTCTGGGTCCCGATGCTTCTCGTTTTATTATCAATCAAG CTGAAATGTCACTTGTTATTTgtgagaatgaagaaaaatgcaaGTCCTTGCTCACCGATACGCCCGTCTGTCTCAAAATCATGGTTCATATCAAACCGATCTCTAATGCAACCGTCGAGTTGGCAAAAAGTAAAGGCATCACCACCTTGAGTTTTGAATATGTGGAAAACCTTGGAGctcaaaacaaacacaaacctACG CCCCCCAAGCCGGAGGATTTGTGCATCGTTTGCTACACATCAGGAACGACAGGAAATCCCAAGGGAGTCATGTTGACGCACGAGAATGTGATTGCCGACGCCAGCGCCATTTTACTTCACATGGGCGACGAGAAACCCAACAAGACGGACGTCATGATTTCCTTCCTTCCACTGGCCCACATGCTGGAACGTATTTCACATTTAGTTCTCTACATTGGAGGGGGTTCGATCGGCTTCTTCGGGGGTGACGTCCGTAATTTGATGGATGACATGGTCGCTCTTAAACCAACAATTACGCCGGCCGTCCCTCGCATATTCAACCGCATTTACGACAAGGTTCAAAGTGGCCTGAAGAGCTCGTCCGTTAAGCGCTTCCTCTTTAACACAGCCCTCAGCTCCAAGGAGAATGATCTGCGGCGTGGCATTATGGGGAAAAACACCATCTGGGACAAACTTGTTTTGAAGAAAGTCCAGGATGCAATGGGCGGACGCATCAGACTTATTGTTGTGGGTTCGGCTCCACTAGCTGGGGCTGTCATGACTTTTATGCGATGTGCCCTCGGATGTGTCATCATTGAATGTTACGGACTAACGGAATGTGCCGCCCCGACTACTCTCACCGTGAAC GGAGATTTCACCCCAGAACACGtaggcacgccaattccttGCTGCGCAATCAAATTGGTTGACGTACCCGATATGAATTACTTTGCTGCCAGCGGCCGTGGTGAAATCTGCATCAAGGGCACCAATGTCTTTAAAGGCTACTTTAAAGATCCTGAAAAGACTAAAGAAACTATAGACAAGGACGGTTGGCTTCACACCGGTGACATTGGCACCTTTTTAGAC AACGGAACCTTAAAAATCATTGATCGCAAGAAACATATCTTCAAGTTGTCACAGGGCGAGTACATTGCTCCCGAGAAAATTGAGAGTATATACATGAAGAGCCAGTACGTTGCACAAGTCTTCGTACACGGTGAAAGCATCAAGTCATGCGTCATTGGAGTAATTGTACCCGATGAAGAATTCATCAAACAGTATGCGGAAATCCGGGTTTTTTTCGGGAGCTTCTCCGTTCTCTGCAACGTGGCTGAAATCAAGCAGCTTATACTGAACGACATCACAGAACTGGGGAAAAAAGGTGGACTGAAATCCTTCGAACAG GTCAAAGATATCTACTTGCACCCAGAACTCTTTACAGTTCAAAACGGTTTATTGACACCGGTACTGAAATCTAAACGTCCGGATCTTCGTACTTACTTCAAGCGGCAACTTGAGGAAATGTACAGCAAACTTGACTAA